One Aptenodytes patagonicus chromosome 7, bAptPat1.pri.cur, whole genome shotgun sequence genomic window, GAAAGCTGTGGCAGCGCTGTGAGCTGTATTTTTGCTACCTCAGTATTTTTCCAGAGGTAACATTATTAGAAATACCATGTAATAAActggttatttattttatttatttttgttcttgctctcCAAACTTAATGACCTGCAAAGGTTAATTAAATTAAACATATTGTAACTCATGGGCATGATGATTTCTGCTTTAGTGCTAGGCCAGAATGAAGTTCATGGTGCAGTGCTTCCTTGGGACTCCTGGTTTTAGAATGTTTGGGATTTGGGAGATGCTGAAATCGTATCAGTATCAGCTACGATCTTGTGAATCGTTTGAATGACTTAACCATCTGTTCTCCAAATAAAATTTAaggctttgatttaaaaatgcaaaacttcaGGACAAatcactggggttttttaaaatcttttggaAAAGATTACTGTTTTACATAGCTATTAAAATAatgcttctgcctttttttttttgggggggggtcccagAATTACTAAACTATTCTACAAATGCAGGCAGAAGAGTCAGGAGCCCCTTTAGATTTTTCTAGAATGAGTTAAGTGAGTGTAACAATTCCAGTGTAAGCTCAGTGGCAGTTATGATATGTGTGGCTTGTGACTTCTGTCATCTCACAGCAGACCGCTAGCTCGAGTTTAGCAAACTCTGTCTAGAAAGCGTATTCCCTTGGCCTACAGTGATCACTCATGCATGGGTTTCcagcaaggtcctgcagctgcaggaagtaTAGGTTTAAAGCAGAACTTAACAGGAACAGCAAAATGTGATTTTGTCCCCAGCACATTTGTCCCTGGACTGCTTGTTTTTGAACTTGAAGCCCTGTAAGGAAACCATTGAACCTGGGAGAGGTCCAGCGTAGTTTTTTTAGATGCAATTTTTACTACATGTGTAAGTCTTAGTTTGATGATCAATAACAATACTTAAGTTTGCCTTTGCACTTGAATCTCTTTGTTAATGTAGGAACTGTACATTTTTCCGTTTTGACAGATACAAATTCATATCCTTAGTTCTTTTTTCATTAGTCTGATTAAAACTATACAATTTCTTTTACATCATAGGAAAAAACCATGTTCCTTGTGACTTCCAGAATAGATCATGTTCTGCCTTTTGTCAGTGTCCTGAGAGGTgctttgtcatttaaaaaatacccAGCAGTTCTATGTTTGTCTCTAATAGAGCTAAGAGGATATACACTTTACTACTCTTTTAtgttcaatttttgttttaactttcatTTAGGACATAACTGCTTATcattgtccattttttttttttttttttcttttcacttcctgCTTTGTAGACTTCTTCCTATTCATAATAAAGAGTTGAATCACTGGAAATCCCAAGACCGTGCCAAGTTACCAGAATAGCTAACCACATATCATATGTCAGTGACTTTATTCTAGAGAAGGGTAACAAAACGATTTGTAACTTCATTGTTGTTCTCTCTTTGAGAAAAAATTAATCGATGCACTGAAGAACAACAGTGCAAAGTTAACTTAGCTGATGAATATCACAGAAATCTcagccctgctgaagtcagtggaattcTTGTCGTTGGTTTCTGCAGGGTCAAGATTTCGTTAGGGGTACCCACTGTGATATGtatggagaggaaaggagaagttGTCTTCTCCCAGTCACCACGTTCTTCAACAGTGCTTGTGGAGTATGCAAACTGAAAGTCTTCAGAGCTGCAAAGCTTGTGCTAAGTTGTGCATTTGGTATTTGAATGGTGCTGTTGGCAAAGAGCAGTAAGAGAAGGTCAGATGTAAAATCTTGAATCAAAACTTTGTGGGGCGaattaaaattcagtgttttgtTCACTCTGTGATGGGACAGACTTGCAGACTGAACTCCCACGGGTTTTGTGATGTTGGAAATAATGACTTGAACGTAATTTTGTGGCTTTGTCACATTCTTAAAGAAATCTGGTAtaaactactttttcttttttaatatgtgacTTAAATATGGGACCTCTCTGTTTTAATCCAGTTCTTTGTGGCGTAACAGgatttcttccattcttttttaaTAAGCAATAGCTTAGTTTGAAAAACTGCTGAATAAGAGCATGCTTTATCctagcaatatttaaaatatgacaaGGAAGTAAAGGAAGCTGATTGATGCAGTTTGTAAATAGATGCTGTGTTTCCTTTACCCTGTTCTTTAGCTCAAGTTCCAAAGACTTATGCCAAATACAATTAGGAAACTATATTTAGTGTTAAAGACTTCTTATTCACAAATTACAACCAAACTACAATTACTGATTTAGCAATGACAGTTCTGTATGATTAAGGGCTGCAGGacataattctgtttttcttgtgttctgTAGAACCGTGTGGAAAATCTCAGTACAAGACAGGCCCACGTTTTATAACTTgtacaaaaatggaaatgtaatgcTAGTGACACAGAGTGTAACTGCCTTATGATTGGGAGGCCTGGGAAGGAAACAATGAGAAAAGGGGAATGTAAAGATTACAATTAACTAAAGAACTCTGATTCATTAAGGAGAAGGAGGATGCAAAAAATTAAAGTGGCTACCCAGCAGATCTGAAATATGTGGGAGACAGGGGTACTAGTTAAACTTAAACTTGTTCTTGAAAATTTTCTCTAGTACCTAGGCATGCATTCCTTCAGCCTTGAGGTTGTTTCTCACTCTGCACTGGCAAAATTAGCTTTGTCTCACTTCTGTTGAGCCTTTTCTGCCAGTTTTTTCCATATATAAAATGCGGAActaatgtatgtgtgtatgtgcacacatgcTATGCTATATTGAAAAGTAGATACGCACATATATTATGGCATCTCTATATGTTTTTGGGCCCGTGTCCAATGAACATGCTGAATGCCTGTGGACTTCAGCAGTCCTTTGTCTAGTTTAGGCTACTATAGAGATTGaaattatttacctttttaaagAGGCTAGCTTCTTGAGTCTAGGAATGCAGTGACACGTAAGTTACTCGACTATGTCTGATTAGAGGGCAGTTAAGGTGATGGAATGCTACAGTGGTACCCAATTCAGAGGTAAACATGGCTTGACTTCAAACCAGCATCTGtattgggggtggtggtgtagTTTTTTTGCGAACATGAAGCATCCAAGTAATTGGTCTTAATGTGGAATGTTTATCAAAAGATTTTCATGGGTCAAAAATGGTGCTGCTTCTTACCCATACAAAAATCTGTCTGTGGAATTAGTCAGGGCATGTCCAAATGTCATTTTGTGTCAAGTGTTTGTTTTCTACCTTTTTGCCGCTGAATAATCTTGCCTGgggaaaaatgcaatttaaaaaaaaaaaaaaaggcaacccacTACCACAAAGAAACCTCCTTCCCCAAACCACATTAATGAACAGAGCATGAAATAGCGTGACAGAGAATATTTACTGTGCTACTTTATTCCCCAAGGAGATAGAATATACGATATTCTTCTAACAAGGCTcatgttttaaaatcagaatgagtCACTAATGAATGAATCCATAAAATGTCAATACAGAGAGAGAATATAATCCGCAGCCTTGTAGCTCTTTAGTCTTTTCTACTAGTAGGCACCATTGGATTTTCCCTCAAATGCATGGATCCCTTCTGTATTCACTCATTTCAGGAGTTTTCATCACCATCACATTCTCTGAAGCCAAGTCAATCCCACGCAGATgatgtttttccttaaatttgCTATAGATGAGGATAGATTGCAGCAGGTGGGGAAGACTAATGTTTCCCTTTCCCAACTAGCTTTTCAGCTGCTCAGCTTTTCTCTGGTATCCCTTCTGTGCAGGGCTCAAGTTCTTAACGCCGAACTAGAGCCAAATAGGTAGTTTCTTCCGAAATCCAAGCAACTCCCAAGTCAGTTAGTGGAAACCAGGAAACCAAGCCATTAAATAACaaactgaataaagaaaagaCTATGCTTAGACACACGTTCTTTTGCTGTTTGTGTATCCCATCTGCACTTTCATTAGCCAAAGTTGTACCAATACCATGCTGTGGAAGTGCTAAAGTAGCTATCAGAAGgttggggtttatttatttatttgcaagaCATGGAGACAGATTTTACTAGGATCTCATCCCTTTCATGTGTGTAAGATAGTTTAAAACTAACAAAGTTATaggtatttttaataaactttggCAGGAGTAATTGTAGAATTTTTTCCAGGTGGCCTTGCTCCAGAATGAAAGTTTGGAAAAGAACAAGAGTATACAAACTTTACATAATCAGATTTGTAGCTTTGAAATAGAAAttgaaagacagaaggaaatgcTGCGGAATAATGAatctaaaatacttcatttacaGGTAAGAAATTTAGAATCTCCCCATTAAAGCAGAAATGGTAGTAGCTTCTGTTCTGTGCCTTTACACTTGTCAAGTGAGGTGTTCTAATTAAAAAGGGGGGGAGAGAGTTTACCTTATTATAAagctattctgatttttttttttttttttccttctggtcaGTAGCTGGTTTGTTGTGTTTGTTGGAGTAAGATACTTCACTAAAACACTACAGTTGCCTAGCCTACGTTCAAACAAAAACCCctgtttaaaaagggaaaagattgaaaacaaaattataaatcTTATCTGAAGAATAAtgatcattattttttcttctctgcaaaaaATAACTCCTTAAGGAACTACTGTCAAACTGGAGGACAAGATTAGCACCTTAAAACTGTCATATGTATAATGTATATTTCTTTCCTACttgctggtattttaaaaaatattaatcatgAGTGAGATCAGTCTGGTGTGGAATTAATCCAAACGCAGTACAATGCATttgaatatactttttaaaatccatgTTTCTGTTGTCCTCCTTCTGAGGAAAATGTATCTAATTATTCCTTTGCCGGTAGGTCTGAGTTTCTTATTCTGTGGTCTGAATCACCTGGCCACAAGCCAGCATCAAACTAGAAATCCTCTGGATGCACTAGCATGGTGCTTAGCCCAAGCTGAAATTCTGTGGTTTGCATTCAGAGCTGACTTGGAATGTGGATGCTGGGAATTTGCGTTAGCTTGCGTGATACTGACCACAATTAGGGAAACCTCAGGGGATACTTAGCAAGCTATTGCGAAGGTATTGTTTACACATTATTTTAGTGTGTTTGCTGCTAGATTATCAGATATCCGCTTTAGCATCCAGCTTAAaggaatgtaaataaaattatctcTTTCACTTACTATTCACTTCACATATTAAACTGCAAATGTTGATACTCAAGAAAGATATAAGTATCCAGACTAGAGTATGGCTAAAATTCAAAGGGTAGCACATTCAAGAGCTCTCAGAGCCCTGAGACCGTCAGTGTTGGTTTATAAGGAAACCTTTAATTTTGGCAACGGCAACGTTTCTCCTTATAGCACTTATTTCTTTCCATGTTCTGCCCATGTAGTAACCAGTTTAGCCTGCCTTAGTCACTGTTATTTGGTCTGATGATAGTCTGGGGTATGGCTGCATGCTTACAATATTGCATTCCGACACTGGGAAGCTAATCCTTGTATGTATTGATATTGCTGATTGAATCTACCAGGAGGTAAGTTAATTTGTAAGCCTGGGGTTTTTACACATGCTGTTTCAATAACCAGTGATGagaggggaaatggaaaaaacGTAGAGTTTTTCATTATTGTCTTGATGACAGATTGCAATATCTTTGATTTCCTCAAGCTGTAAGTGTTGGCAAAATCAATTTGCAAATGGtttatgtttagaaaaaaaacccacaaaacaataTGGTTGGCAGATTCCAACAGGTGGCTTTTTGGTGGTAATAAGTACTGGAGAGGTGGTTttgctctcccccctccccccttcttcttgccagctattttattttagttattttaagCCAAACTGTGTGTTACAGCTATTTCAGCCTGATTCCTTCCACTTACTGGAACTTCCTGCTTCAGTCAGGTTGTTAAGGGCATCCTGGAAACACACCTCAATTTGTTTTTCCCTGGACAATATGATTAGCCTCTTTCTGTTGCTTACTAGGAGTTGAAGGAATTAGTTACCTGTTGTAAGCCATTCTTCTTCTGGGTTGCATTGAGCAGCCATGGCTGTACAAGAGCCACAGATATTTCCAGTGTGGAACTAGCCAATTCAGGTCTGGACAAGCGTTATTTGCTTAGTCCCCCAAGTCCTATGCATGCTAGAAATTTCTAGTACAGTTTCAGTATTAGTTGTCATGTAACCTTCTTTGGCTTGGGAACAGCTGTTTCACTGAGCACAACTGGCATCATCTGCACTGCAAGGCTTTTAATACAAATAGTGTAAATGCATCAAAGGTTTCTGGGCACTGGCAGGAACCTCAACCTTGAGATGTTTTGATTCAGATTAATTTTCTATATACTGGTCTCCAGGGAAAGTGTTTTTACTCAGAGAGGGTGTGGTACTTTTTCGACTGTTGTCTTGTGGAAAGGAACTTTCACATCCAGTATCCAGTCTTTCTTATGAGTATATGGAAGCGTATTAGTAAGCCAAGTCTTAAGCTGAGTGTGGACATAAGGTActtaaagacaaaagaaacaatGACCTTatgaatataaaattatttgattGGTAATACGTTCCTTCAAAGGAGGAGTATGTATGATTTGTTTTCCCAGTCAAGTAGTACCTTTGGTTCCTTTTCTAGTATGTTCTTTAGCTTTTCAGGTTTGCTCTATCAGTTGAAATGGAAAAGTCCATTAGGAGCATTGGAAAGAGAAACAACTGCGAATATAACTTTCTTCAGTTCCTCATGACGTTTTCTAAATTCTTTTAGTAATAATAGTGCTAAAATTCTGGAAATTGTTTATTAGAAATACCAAACAAAACCTAGATGAAAATCAACATCAAGAAGAGCCCTCAATGGTTTGTCAGGCATATAACTCTGGATTAATGATCTGGAGAGGTCAGTTGCTGGAATAAAAAGTGCATGCAGAAAATTGATATCTACTTGAAAATTTATGAGTACAGTGTGAGACATCTGTGTGCTTTCTAATGGAATAATTAGAGAGAGTGAAATTCTCCACTGCTGCATTAAATTCAGATTTAGTACATCAGTATCTCCCAGCATGAGGGAGGTTGACTCCCTGTAGGGTAAAAACATAGAGATCCCACTGCTTTTTAAAGACGGAATACAAGTCTATTTCTGATTATTCTGTATCTCTTGAATTCTCATGAAGAGGTACAGGAGATAAAATACTACACATTTGCTGATGTGTAGTAGAAGCAGCTAAAAACCAGAATTGGTTGTGCATGTACAAAGGTAGAATGTTGCACACAGGTTGATGGAGAGAAGTTGGTCCCTAGTAACAACTTTTAGTAAACTTCTCCCAAAAGAAGAATAACTTACAGTTCTTTTGCATCTTTACCACTTTcccaattcatttaaaaatgtatttattcattttgtttgatACTGTGTTAGTGCCAAGAGTCCCGATTGGAAATTGGAGCATCTCTGTGTGAGGCACTATACAAACCCACGACCATGTTGTTGTTCTTGCCTTGGAGAGTTCATGTTTTTTGTGAGTAGAGGAAAAAGATCAGACTTGGGCACATCTTGAGTTTACTTTTGCATGTTACCTGTGAGCTAATGGCCAAATCTTGTGGCTCTGCTCTTACAACATTTGTTCAGGCCATTCCATGGTGTGTTTCCTTTTATAAGTATAGCTAACAGCCCTtccctattttattttctgattacCATCAGTCCAAGTGAGAAGGTGTGACTGTGTTGGTAGCTGATGGTTAGTACGTTCAGGCAACTTGCTTAATCTATTTAATGGAACCATACCCCTGCATTTATGATTCAGTACACAGCTTTCCTTCACAAAGTCATAATTTTGCAAATGAGATATAtaagcttgttttaaaataccaacatagaaataaataattaatctTGAAATATGTTAGATTACTCGGTGGTTTTGAgatacaacaaaataaaacactccTAGAACATGATTTTGCTAGCTGGCTTATCAAATTGACAGCCTTCAATTAATCGTTACAGACTTTCAGTATAACTGAAACCATATGATTAAAAGCAAATGCCTAAAAGGGGAAATGAAGGTTGCATGAGGCAGAAGGGTTTTCCCCATCAGTGGGGAACATTGAATCCACATGGCTAACCAGAAGGCAAatgcaaaataactttattttcttgttttgtactcaactgctactttttttttaagaagtgaaaaataatttttacacgTTGGCAGTATATGATAATAAACTATAAAGTTAGATTTGGAGTTTAACTGTAGGTGGTAGCAAAAGTAGTTTCTTGTCTCAAATATTTGTGTTATCATTTGAACTTCACAACTGATTATAGGGTTCTGGCTAAAATTCCTGCTAGTCCAAATTAGCTGTGATAACATAAAGTGCTATGTATTTCTTGCATCAGGTTTGAGGTAGACTGGGAAATATGTTCTCCTTTATATTTGTAATATACTGAGGTGCTTGCAATGTCCCTCTTTCAGAGAATACCagcctttttatgtatttttttttcttgagtattATATTTCATGCTTTTCTAAAATCAactcgtctttttttttttttttttttttctttgttgtcttaAAAAGACTCAACCAGCAAGCACCTTCAGGACGCGTGGCTTATTCAATTTAGGAAGTAAGGGTGGGAATTTTAAAAGTGCTTAAGGTATCAGAAGTGGTAGTTTTACTTACACTCTTGAGGGCTTCTGCTGTGGTTATGGGCACATAATAACTTAGGCTTTGATAACTGATTTATGTGAGCTTGGAGCTTGCTAATGCCACTGTATCTGCACATATAAGTACTCCTGCTCCATGTGTGCAAGAGTACTGATGTTTTTCTGGACGGGTAAGTTATTTTGCTGTTACCCAATGATAAACGCATGCACATGAGCAGCCACTTGATTCACACCATGGTAAGTTGTTGTTGTGCCCATACTTTGTTGCTTAAGTACTCTGACACGAAACCCAACAACTGTCAGCCCCTAATATCAATATACAGACATTCAGAATATTGTTCTTGcattgaaagggtttttttaaaaaattttagaCAAGAGCACACtaacaattcctttttttttttaaataattgtgttGATAATTCTGATAGTGCTCTAATATTAATACCTGTGCAGCACTaaagatttttgtgttttataaatACTTGGGCTCTTCCTCTAAATTTTCAAGGTTTGTGTTATTGAAATATTTGACATAAGTGTAACTTGTTTATATTGGAAATGCATCTTATTATCGCTATATAATCCTTGTTTAATTTgcataaattaatatatttttgttattttaactcGTAACTTACTGTTTTATAAAGCGAGTGATAGACAGTCaagcagagaaactgaaagaaCTGGACAAAGAAATCCGTCCCTTCCGACAGAACTGGGAGGAGGCTGACAGCATGAAGAGCAGTGTAGAATCCCTCCAGAACAGAGTGACTGAGCTGGAAAGCGTTGATAAAACTGCAGGGCAAGGAGCTCGAAATACAAGTAAGTGTAAGCACAATGGACTGAAGTACTCAGCAGTGCTGTCAAGAGAAAAATTGTGTCCTTTGAATGGCATTCCCATTGTGATTTTTATGTGGAAGCATCAATAATGCtgattcttctgatttttttaataggaaactgCGTAATCCCTTTGATGTGGTATTGCTTCCACGCTGTTTCTTAGGCTTGATTCTcgtcttttattttgttttcttgaccCTTGTCTTGATTACAAGGTTAGCTCATTATAGTTTCTCAACTGATCTTTGACAGCTAATAGCTTTCAGCAGCTTCTTTAAATATAGTCTCGGTATATTGACAAGTCTTCTTTTATTACTGTCCTCCCCCATGAATGGATCAACAGTATGAAACCACCTGTCCTGATATCTGTTACAGAAGTATATTTGATCCAAAGAAAACTGTGAGATCTGCTTGAGAATAAGGTTATTGTTGTGCTTGCTGAATAAAGTGAAAACTGGAGTTTAGCAAGACAGTGTAGATCATATGTAAGTGTTTAAATGAGTGGGACAAAGAACTTCACGTTTAAATAGATCTGTATAAAACAAACCTGCCTTACGAATTCATCTGCTTCTCAGTATTGTATGTTGGCCAATTTTGCCAGTGTGCAAAGACAGAGTAACGTTTTCATGTGAGGGAAAGGGGACATTAAAAACAGCCCTCCCTCCAAACTAAATAGCTGACCATACAATGCAGAGCTAAGCttgaattttctgttcttttatgaTGAACTTTAGACCAGGTAACAGTACTACGCTTCTGAGACAAGTAGtgtctgagaaaaatattttgagtgatCAGCGGTGCTTCTGAATTTCAGAGGGATTATGTAGGATGTGTGACCACTTCTAAGGTCTTCACTGCTAATAGCAATCTACAGATAATGCTACCAAGTCTCCTCTCAAAAAATGGAAGCCTCTGTAGTTATATTGCTTAGTGACCAGGCAAAATTTATGTTAGATGATTTGAATATTTGACTTTTACTGAATGTGTGATTAACACCCATGTGTGTAAAAAATCCCAGTTAACCTAGATACTAGCTGGCAAACTATTGTCTGTGGAAATTGCTTCATTGGTGATGGAATGCACTTTGGTTCTTGgggaggaaaatgttttcatatacAATAGCAGCACTGGCAATTGATTTTTACAGTCCTTAGAAAAAAACGCTTTTCTCACCCTCGTCCTTTCCGTTTTCTGACAGCCCTGCTAGAGACACAGCTGAGCAGACATGATCAGATGCTGAGTGTTCATGATATTCGGTTGGCTGACATGGACCTCCGATTCCAAGTTTTAGAAACTGCCAGTTACAACGGAGTATTAATTTGGAAAATTCGAGATTATAAACGTCGGAAGCAAGAGGCAGTCATGGGGAAGACTCTGTCCTTATACAGCCAACCCTTTTATACTGGATACTTTGGCTACAAGATGTGTGCCAGAGTTTACCTTAACGGAGATGGCATGGGAAAGGGGACGCACTTGTCACTGTTTTTTGTCATAATGCGTGGAGAATACGATGCGTTGCTTCCTTGGCCGTTTAAACAGAAAGTGACTCTCATGCTAATGGATCAGGGACCGTCTCGACGCCACTTAGGAGATGCTTTCAAGCCAGATCCAAACAGCAGCAGTTTCAAGAAGCCAACTGGAGAAATGAACATTGCATCTGGCTGCCCAGTCTTTGTGGCTCAAACTGTTCTAGAGAATGGAACGTATATTAAAGATGatactatttttattaaagtCATAGTGGATACATCGGATCTACCAGACCCCTGACATACAATGGGGGAGGTGGATTAAACAGAAGACAACTCCGTTTGGGGGTTTTATATCAGTTTGTCTTCAATCAGAGGTCCTAAAGCTCACAGAACCACCTTGTGGAACAGATGGAAGAGTTTGAAGGCATAACTGCATAGGGTCCAATTGCGAAAGTATCAACACATTAAGAAATCATACCATggtatattttttaatagaactAGCAACACTTAAGCTCTGAAGAATCACTTATCCCTCATGAGGATAATGATTATGGtcagagaggattttttttttttaacttattaatGATCTACTCAATTGGAGGTCAAAAGACATATACAGTATGTGCTGAATAAATTACTGATTTTTAGTTCTTTAAGCTAGAATACAAAAACAAACTTCACACATGGGCTAGCTGGAAATTGTCAGcatgttaaaagaagaaatgatGAAGTAATGTTGCA contains:
- the TRAF3 gene encoding TNF receptor-associated factor 3 isoform X1, with product MDASKKTEPPLSVEMVQQRANPDRSPSASIYVPEQGGYKEKFVNAVEDKYKCEKCHLILCNPKQTECGHRFCETCMNALLSSSSPKCTACQESIVKDKVFKDNCCRRELLALQIYCRNENKGCKEQLSLGQLLMHLKTDCQFEELSCPRADCKEKILRKDLPDHVEKTCKYRETTCKYCKSQVPMIMLQKHEDTDCPCVMVSCPHKCSVKTLMRSELNAHLSECINAPSTCSFKRYGCTFQGTNQQIKAHEASSAVQHVNLLKEWSNALENKVALLQNESLEKNKSIQTLHNQICSFEIEIERQKEMLRNNESKILHLQRVIDSQAEKLKELDKEIRPFRQNWEEADSMKSSVESLQNRVTELESVDKTAGQGARNTTLLETQLSRHDQMLSVHDIRLADMDLRFQVLETASYNGVLIWKIRDYKRRKQEAVMGKTLSLYSQPFYTGYFGYKMCARVYLNGDGMGKGTHLSLFFVIMRGEYDALLPWPFKQKVTLMLMDQGPSRRHLGDAFKPDPNSSSFKKPTGEMNIASGCPVFVAQTVLENGTYIKDDTIFIKVIVDTSDLPDP
- the TRAF3 gene encoding TNF receptor-associated factor 3 isoform X2; translated protein: MDASKKTEPPLSVEMVQQRANPDRSPSASIYVPEQGGYKEKFVNAVEDKYKCEKCHLILCNPKQTECGHRFCETCMNALLSSSSPKCTACQESIVKDKVFKDNCCRRELLALQIYCRNENKGCKEQLSLGQLLMHLKTDCQFEELSCPRADCKEKILRKDLPDHVEKTCKYRETTCKYCKSQVPMIMLQKHEDTDCPCVMVSCPHKCSVKTLMRSEGTNQQIKAHEASSAVQHVNLLKEWSNALENKVALLQNESLEKNKSIQTLHNQICSFEIEIERQKEMLRNNESKILHLQRVIDSQAEKLKELDKEIRPFRQNWEEADSMKSSVESLQNRVTELESVDKTAGQGARNTTLLETQLSRHDQMLSVHDIRLADMDLRFQVLETASYNGVLIWKIRDYKRRKQEAVMGKTLSLYSQPFYTGYFGYKMCARVYLNGDGMGKGTHLSLFFVIMRGEYDALLPWPFKQKVTLMLMDQGPSRRHLGDAFKPDPNSSSFKKPTGEMNIASGCPVFVAQTVLENGTYIKDDTIFIKVIVDTSDLPDP
- the TRAF3 gene encoding TNF receptor-associated factor 3 isoform X3 → MDASKKTEPPLSVEMVQQRANPDRSPSASIYVPEQGGYKEKFVNAVEDKYKCEKCHLILCNPKQTECGHRFCETCMNALLSSSSPKCTACQESIVKDKVFKDNCCRRELLALQIYCRNENKGCKEQLSLGQLLMHLKTDCQFEELSCPRADCKEKILRKDLPDHVEKTCKYRETTCKYCKSQVPMIMLQKHEDTDCPCVMVSCPHKCSVKTLMRSELNAHLSECINAPSTCSFKRYGCTFQVALLQNESLEKNKSIQTLHNQICSFEIEIERQKEMLRNNESKILHLQRVIDSQAEKLKELDKEIRPFRQNWEEADSMKSSVESLQNRVTELESVDKTAGQGARNTTLLETQLSRHDQMLSVHDIRLADMDLRFQVLETASYNGVLIWKIRDYKRRKQEAVMGKTLSLYSQPFYTGYFGYKMCARVYLNGDGMGKGTHLSLFFVIMRGEYDALLPWPFKQKVTLMLMDQGPSRRHLGDAFKPDPNSSSFKKPTGEMNIASGCPVFVAQTVLENGTYIKDDTIFIKVIVDTSDLPDP
- the TRAF3 gene encoding TNF receptor-associated factor 3 isoform X4; amino-acid sequence: MDASKKTEPPLSVEMVQQRANPDRSPSASIYVPEQGGYKEKFVNAVEDKYKCEKCHLILCNPKQTECGHRFCETCMNALLSSSSPKCTACQESIVKDKVFKDNCCRRELLALQIYCRNENKGCKEQLSLGQLLMHLKTDCQFEELSCPRADCKEKILRKDLPDHVEKTCKYRETTCKYCKSQVPMIMLQKHEDTDCPCVMVSCPHKCSVKTLMRSERVIDSQAEKLKELDKEIRPFRQNWEEADSMKSSVESLQNRVTELESVDKTAGQGARNTTLLETQLSRHDQMLSVHDIRLADMDLRFQVLETASYNGVLIWKIRDYKRRKQEAVMGKTLSLYSQPFYTGYFGYKMCARVYLNGDGMGKGTHLSLFFVIMRGEYDALLPWPFKQKVTLMLMDQGPSRRHLGDAFKPDPNSSSFKKPTGEMNIASGCPVFVAQTVLENGTYIKDDTIFIKVIVDTSDLPDP